A portion of the uncultured Bacteroides sp. genome contains these proteins:
- a CDS encoding glycosyltransferase encodes MSKISIVMPVYNAEMFIKEAIESVLKQSFSDFEFIIVDDGSTDKTLSIIRAFDDKRIKLIKNKHDFIGSLNLGMDNASGKYIARMDADDVMHVDRLKIQYAIMEEEKSVTVCGTWMIRFEIDISSDNIVKTFSGLIETPLLKFLRGCCLFHPTVMMRTEFLRKHRLKYENYIYAEDFKFWTEIAKLGGLFYIDNQPLLYYRISDYQVSKQKYREQRETTELIINEVIEYLIKQNMCRYSELSMALTALENLKEKGLMTKQDIFIFFQNILEKNTNKLTSL; translated from the coding sequence ATGAGTAAAATATCTATTGTAATGCCCGTTTATAATGCCGAAATGTTTATAAAAGAGGCTATAGAAAGTGTTTTGAAGCAATCATTTTCTGACTTTGAGTTCATTATAGTGGATGATGGCTCTACGGATAAAACGCTTTCTATTATTCGTGCATTTGACGATAAACGAATTAAGTTAATCAAGAATAAGCATGATTTTATAGGTTCTTTAAATTTGGGGATGGATAATGCTTCGGGAAAATACATTGCTCGTATGGACGCTGACGATGTTATGCATGTTGACAGACTAAAAATTCAATACGCTATTATGGAAGAAGAAAAGAGTGTCACAGTTTGTGGCACATGGATGATTCGTTTTGAGATTGATATTTCATCCGATAATATTGTAAAGACATTCAGTGGCTTAATAGAAACGCCGTTATTAAAATTCCTGCGCGGCTGTTGTTTATTTCACCCGACAGTTATGATGCGCACTGAGTTTCTAAGAAAACATAGATTAAAATATGAAAACTATATTTATGCGGAGGATTTTAAGTTCTGGACTGAAATTGCAAAATTAGGTGGTCTGTTTTATATAGACAATCAACCATTGCTTTATTATCGCATATCGGATTATCAAGTTAGTAAACAAAAGTATAGAGAGCAAAGGGAAACAACCGAGTTAATTATTAATGAAGTTATAGAATACTTGATAAAACAAAATATGTGTAGATATTCAGAATTATCAATGGCTTTGACAGCATTAGAGAATTTGAAAGAAAAAGGGTTGATGACTAAGCAAGACATTTTTATTTTCTTTCAAAATATTTTAGAAAAAAATACAAATAAATTGACGTCTTTATAA
- a CDS encoding SPASM domain-containing protein yields MNQIILKEYGFHRKPSFNTRSICTANVRNFIILPDGKVTICEELYDNPQFIIGDLTKQAIMEVWNSPKEKELFYLQKEYISKESVCHSCSEFKICREARGVLERDINGIWKR; encoded by the coding sequence ATAAATCAAATAATTTTAAAAGAATATGGGTTTCACCGTAAGCCTTCATTCAATACTAGATCTATTTGTACAGCCAATGTAAGAAACTTTATAATATTACCTGACGGTAAAGTTACGATTTGCGAAGAACTATACGATAATCCTCAATTTATAATTGGAGATTTAACAAAACAGGCAATCATGGAAGTATGGAATTCGCCAAAAGAAAAAGAACTATTTTATTTACAAAAAGAATATATAAGCAAAGAGAGCGTATGTCACTCTTGCTCTGAGTTCAAAATATGCCGTGAAGCAAGAGGAGTGTTGGAAAGAGATATTAATGGCATATGGAAAAGATAA
- a CDS encoding galactosyltransferase-related protein: protein MKILLKDITFCIPIRIESLYRLENLICLLKYITKYFDTNLYILEADKQQKFHNYVDISNIKYQFIKDESPIFFRTKYINQMLATTSTPFAAIWDTDAIAPIEQIRTAHNILRKNDTALVYPYSGIFFSVNEYLSILFKRDLDINVLNSKYLCNNLLNGYYSVGGAYMVNIKMYNEAGGENEHFYGWGPEDAERRYRLQILKYKVIQVEGVLYHLYHTRGLNSQYSNIENAIKSKNELCKICSMTNSELKLYIQSWHSINE from the coding sequence ATGAAGATATTATTAAAAGACATAACCTTCTGCATACCAATTAGAATAGAGTCATTGTATCGATTAGAAAATTTGATCTGTTTATTAAAATATATAACAAAATATTTTGATACAAATCTCTACATTCTTGAAGCAGATAAACAACAAAAATTTCATAACTACGTAGATATTTCAAATATAAAATATCAATTTATAAAGGACGAATCACCGATATTCTTCCGGACAAAATATATCAATCAAATGCTTGCGACAACAAGCACACCTTTTGCAGCTATATGGGACACCGATGCAATTGCTCCAATAGAGCAAATAAGAACTGCGCACAATATATTAAGAAAAAATGATACGGCTTTAGTATATCCTTATTCTGGAATATTCTTTTCAGTCAACGAATATTTATCCATTTTATTTAAAAGGGACCTAGATATCAATGTTCTTAATTCAAAATATTTATGCAATAATTTACTTAATGGTTATTATTCTGTTGGTGGAGCTTACATGGTAAACATAAAAATGTACAACGAAGCTGGTGGAGAGAATGAACATTTTTATGGATGGGGGCCAGAAGATGCAGAACGCAGATACCGACTTCAGATTCTTAAATATAAAGTTATTCAAGTTGAAGGAGTCCTTTATCATTTGTATCATACTCGAGGATTAAATAGCCAGTATTCAAACATAGAGAATGCTATTAAAAGTAAGAATGAATTATGCAAAATTTGCAGTATGACTAATTCAGAATTAAAACTGTATATACAATCATGGCATTCTATAAATGAATAA
- a CDS encoding peptidase domain-containing ABC transporter has protein sequence MLLKRFPVEYQMDSQDCGPASLKIIAKHFGKFYSLQYLRDRCGITKEGVSLLDLSTGAESIGLRTLALKCTIDDVVNSIPFPAIIFWENSHFIVVYFSDKKHVWVSDPAKGRIKYTHKDFRKGWYQKNESHGVLLVLEPAVGFKDSKAEKEQKGNSFASILKYFFPYRKNFGLIFFIMLVVTLLQGMLPFISKAVIDVGIKTSDVKFINMVLIGNISILLSVMVFNVLRDWILLHITARVNIALISDYLIKLMKLPVTFFENKLLGDILQRAQDHERIRSFIMNNSLSLIFSALTFVVFAIILLVYSAVIFYIFLAGSILYVCWVLLFLNIRKKLDWEYFELLSKNQSYWVETVSAIQDIKICNYEKHCRWKWEEIQARLYHVNKRVLAVTNAQNLGAQFIDSIKNMAIVFFCAMAVIKGDITFGVMISTQFIIGMLNGPLVQFINFVVSAQYAKISFLRINEIRQLEDEEELLSIGSSTFLPERKTIFLENVHFQYTPNSPLVLRNVYLQIPENKVTAIVGGSGSGKSTLLKLLIRLYKPSYGDIKMDAMNVNAINLRQWRDMCGVVMQDGKLFSDTILNNIVLDDEHINYDRLREVCRIAQIEDEINAMPKSFETTIGETGRGLSGGQKQRLLIARALYRDPKFLFLDEATNSLDAINERKIVDALNGAFERRTVVVVAHRLSTIHNADQIVVLDKGFIVEKGNHDTLMEKKGHYYSLASSQMQV, from the coding sequence ATGTTACTAAAAAGATTCCCGGTTGAATACCAAATGGATTCGCAGGATTGTGGCCCTGCTTCGCTAAAAATAATAGCCAAGCATTTTGGCAAGTTTTACTCACTGCAATATCTTCGTGACCGTTGCGGCATTACCAAAGAAGGAGTGTCGTTGCTCGACCTTAGCACCGGTGCCGAAAGTATAGGCTTACGTACTCTGGCGTTAAAATGTACGATTGATGATGTGGTAAACAGTATTCCGTTTCCCGCTATAATCTTCTGGGAAAATAGCCATTTTATAGTTGTCTATTTCTCTGATAAAAAGCATGTGTGGGTGTCCGATCCTGCCAAAGGTCGTATTAAGTATACTCACAAAGACTTTCGTAAAGGTTGGTACCAAAAAAACGAAAGCCATGGCGTGTTGCTTGTCTTGGAACCAGCTGTCGGGTTCAAAGATAGTAAAGCAGAGAAAGAACAAAAAGGAAACAGTTTTGCAAGTATTTTAAAGTACTTTTTCCCATATCGCAAAAACTTTGGGCTGATTTTCTTTATCATGCTGGTGGTTACGTTATTGCAAGGTATGCTGCCGTTTATCTCGAAGGCGGTTATCGATGTGGGAATTAAAACTTCTGATGTTAAATTCATAAACATGGTATTGATAGGAAACATCAGCATCTTATTGAGTGTGATGGTTTTTAATGTGCTACGTGATTGGATATTGCTTCATATTACTGCCCGTGTAAACATTGCCCTGATTTCAGATTACTTGATAAAACTGATGAAATTGCCCGTTACTTTTTTTGAGAACAAACTGTTGGGTGATATTTTGCAAAGGGCACAAGATCACGAGCGTATTCGCAGTTTTATTATGAATAATTCGTTGTCGCTTATATTTTCAGCGCTCACGTTTGTTGTTTTTGCAATTATTCTATTGGTTTATAGTGCAGTTATCTTTTATATTTTTCTCGCAGGTTCCATTTTGTATGTATGTTGGGTGTTGCTTTTTTTGAATATTCGCAAAAAACTGGACTGGGAATATTTTGAGCTTTTATCCAAAAACCAGAGTTACTGGGTAGAAACTGTTTCGGCAATACAAGATATTAAAATATGTAACTATGAGAAGCACTGCCGATGGAAGTGGGAAGAAATCCAGGCGCGCCTTTATCATGTAAACAAACGGGTATTAGCCGTTACCAATGCGCAGAATTTAGGTGCACAATTTATTGATAGCATCAAGAATATGGCGATTGTATTCTTCTGTGCGATGGCGGTTATTAAAGGTGACATTACGTTTGGGGTAATGATTTCCACTCAGTTCATTATCGGTATGTTGAATGGCCCATTAGTACAATTTATTAATTTCGTCGTATCGGCGCAATATGCCAAGATCAGTTTCTTGCGCATTAATGAAATTCGCCAATTGGAAGACGAAGAAGAATTGTTGTCTATTGGAAGTTCGACCTTTCTTCCTGAAAGAAAAACTATTTTTCTTGAAAATGTTCACTTTCAATACACACCTAATTCACCGTTGGTGTTGAGAAATGTGTATCTGCAAATTCCGGAAAACAAAGTAACGGCAATTGTCGGTGGTAGCGGTAGTGGGAAATCAACTTTGCTGAAATTATTGATACGGCTGTATAAACCGAGTTACGGCGATATAAAAATGGATGCAATGAACGTGAATGCCATTAACTTGCGTCAGTGGCGTGACATGTGCGGCGTGGTGATGCAGGATGGAAAATTGTTTAGTGACACGATTCTGAATAATATTGTGCTTGACGATGAGCATATAAATTACGACCGTTTACGCGAAGTCTGTCGTATTGCTCAAATTGAAGATGAAATTAATGCCATGCCCAAAAGTTTTGAAACTACTATCGGTGAAACAGGAAGAGGGCTAAGCGGAGGACAAAAACAACGCTTGCTGATTGCACGTGCCCTTTATCGCGATCCGAAGTTCCTGTTTCTTGATGAAGCAACAAACTCTTTGGATGCAATAAACGAGCGAAAAATTGTAGATGCATTAAATGGCGCGTTTGAACGACGAACAGTAGTGGTTGTTGCCCACCGGTTAAGCACAATTCACAATGCCGATCAGATAGTTGTTCTTGATAAAGGATTTATTGTTGAAAAGGGCAATCACGATACTCTTATGGAAAAGAAAGGACACTATTACTCTTTGGCTTCCTCGCAGATGCAGGTTTGA
- a CDS encoding erythromycin esterase family protein translates to MKKIIALLLLLSQCYLFAEPINKDFLRYNWTENPKDFFFKSSVNNKAYPHSLLVETLGEKRGALGCIFPTFHINKTVSKIEVKVKYKTEDCKELYLTVGSIGEGERVNLIDTLQLPLNKEWTVSTQSANVDNPLLLNLTIVASGVKQKKGKIWMSDLDIFIDGKNIDELSTNNHETNVILKKEDVIRLENNNFKDLPFSEKKILAIGETVHGSSTMNDFAIEMIKNRIVNNNCRIALLEIPLESSFYINRYIAGDQYFKLDTISTYFNNRLYSDSFRSLIRWIKEYNLTSKEKVLFLGLDMNSIALNSRVDLFNFFYTLNAEFNNKELNTICKLLLETETPLKKILSIFDANHDFENIFNKKESELIRYSIAAIDQTSDSYYRQISRDSTMYENAKFVINNLLDANQSITIFEHFGHVNYNPELSILGFYPFGYYMRNKYKSDYSCIALAAESGSILSSNLKGANFKVEKLEPAPSGSIETLINKLNIDSCYLSMERLTCSDVLKMRYIGNSKRKEEFGFIIPKSRMDGVIYIKKVAEIHKRNNILKMNLNLNGSVMNSYMQALLKMKMIKK, encoded by the coding sequence ATGAAAAAAATAATTGCTTTATTACTACTGTTGTCACAGTGCTATTTATTTGCAGAGCCTATAAATAAGGATTTCCTGAGATATAACTGGACAGAAAATCCTAAAGACTTTTTTTTTAAATCATCTGTTAATAATAAAGCATACCCGCATTCATTGCTAGTAGAAACTTTGGGTGAAAAAAGAGGGGCACTGGGATGTATATTTCCAACCTTTCATATAAATAAAACAGTCTCAAAGATTGAAGTGAAAGTTAAGTATAAAACAGAGGATTGCAAAGAATTGTATTTGACTGTAGGTTCTATAGGTGAAGGTGAAAGAGTAAATTTAATAGATACACTTCAATTGCCATTGAATAAAGAATGGACTGTATCGACTCAATCTGCAAATGTAGATAATCCTTTATTATTGAATCTGACGATTGTAGCAAGTGGCGTTAAACAAAAAAAAGGAAAAATATGGATGTCTGATTTAGATATATTTATTGATGGAAAAAATATCGATGAACTATCAACTAATAATCATGAAACCAATGTGATATTGAAAAAAGAGGATGTCATTCGTCTGGAAAATAACAATTTTAAAGATCTCCCATTTTCTGAAAAGAAAATACTTGCAATAGGAGAAACCGTACATGGCAGCAGTACAATGAATGATTTTGCTATTGAGATGATTAAGAACCGAATCGTTAATAATAATTGTAGGATTGCTTTGCTTGAAATTCCTTTGGAATCATCTTTTTATATTAACAGGTATATTGCCGGAGATCAATATTTTAAATTGGATACTATTTCTACTTATTTTAATAATAGATTGTACTCTGACTCTTTTAGATCTCTTATTCGTTGGATAAAAGAATATAATTTAACATCTAAGGAAAAGGTCTTATTCTTAGGACTTGATATGAATTCTATTGCTTTAAATAGTAGAGTCGATTTGTTTAATTTCTTTTATACGCTTAATGCCGAATTTAATAATAAAGAATTGAATACTATCTGTAAACTTTTGCTTGAAACGGAAACTCCTCTTAAAAAAATACTATCAATATTTGATGCGAATCATGATTTTGAAAACATATTCAATAAAAAAGAATCGGAACTGATACGATATAGCATTGCGGCAATAGATCAAACGTCTGATTCATATTATCGGCAAATAAGTAGAGACAGCACAATGTATGAAAATGCAAAATTCGTAATAAACAATCTGCTTGACGCAAACCAATCAATTACCATATTTGAACATTTTGGGCATGTAAACTATAATCCGGAATTATCAATTCTAGGTTTTTACCCTTTCGGGTATTATATGAGAAATAAGTATAAAAGTGATTATTCGTGTATCGCATTAGCAGCAGAAAGTGGTTCTATTTTATCCTCAAACCTTAAGGGAGCTAATTTTAAAGTTGAAAAACTAGAGCCTGCTCCATCCGGCAGCATCGAAACTCTTATAAATAAATTGAATATTGATTCATGCTATTTATCAATGGAAAGGCTTACTTGTTCTGATGTTCTTAAAATGAGATATATTGGAAATAGTAAGAGGAAAGAAGAATTTGGCTTTATAATTCCCAAATCAAGAATGGATGGCGTTATTTATATTAAAAAGGTTGCTGAAATTCATAAAAGGAATAATATATTAAAAATGAATTTGAATCTAAACGGATCAGTAATGAACTCTTATATGCAGGCTTTACTAAAAATGAAGATGATAAAAAAGTAG
- a CDS encoding glycosyltransferase family 4 protein, whose product MNIIFLTTLNPNDINSWSGTTFHLFHALSKKHNLKVIGQYVLLQAAYYVKNNFSKECSFENYIPILGSLCSEQIRQISNCDLVFFGDLYLAPFLEIDIPIVHLSDVNYHLFKDYLNPNNDEVKIRKLEKLEKKLLNKYTTIIYSSEWARQKTINYYSVNPDKIHVIEFGANIPTPTNYTINVDTRVCNLVFIGKNWQKKGGRKALEAYQKLKAENFPCTLTIIGSAPDVLQEEDKNLKIFPFLDKSNSAHLKKLCTILSEAHFLVLPTEFDAYGIVFCEASAYAVPSIAANVGGVSQPISEGKNGYLLSPDATAEDYAEKIRTVFNDKEYYLKLRTSSRHEFETRLNWDVWSERVNTVLEETVRNYKKGNKTKV is encoded by the coding sequence ATGAATATTATTTTTTTAACAACATTAAATCCAAACGATATAAACAGTTGGTCTGGAACTACTTTTCACTTATTTCATGCTTTAAGTAAAAAACACAATTTGAAAGTAATAGGGCAATATGTTCTTTTACAGGCTGCATATTACGTTAAAAATAACTTCTCAAAAGAATGTTCTTTTGAGAATTATATTCCTATTTTAGGGAGCTTGTGCTCTGAACAGATAAGGCAGATCTCTAATTGTGATTTGGTGTTTTTTGGAGATCTTTATTTAGCTCCTTTTTTGGAGATAGATATACCAATTGTGCATTTAAGTGATGTAAACTATCATTTGTTTAAAGATTACTTAAATCCAAATAATGATGAAGTAAAAATTCGTAAACTTGAAAAACTTGAAAAGAAACTATTAAATAAGTATACAACTATAATCTATAGCTCAGAATGGGCTAGACAAAAAACAATAAATTATTACAGTGTTAATCCTGATAAAATTCATGTTATTGAATTTGGTGCCAATATCCCCACACCTACAAATTATACAATTAATGTAGACACAAGAGTCTGTAATTTAGTATTTATTGGTAAGAATTGGCAAAAAAAAGGAGGACGTAAAGCATTAGAAGCTTACCAAAAACTAAAAGCGGAAAATTTCCCATGTACGTTAACTATTATTGGTTCTGCTCCTGATGTATTACAAGAAGAAGATAAAAATTTAAAAATTTTCCCATTTCTGGACAAATCTAATTCGGCGCATTTGAAAAAATTATGCACTATTCTTAGTGAAGCTCATTTTCTGGTTCTACCCACTGAATTTGATGCGTATGGTATTGTGTTTTGTGAAGCCTCGGCTTATGCTGTACCAAGCATCGCAGCCAATGTGGGTGGTGTAAGTCAACCTATATCCGAGGGTAAAAATGGTTATTTACTATCGCCTGATGCTACAGCGGAAGATTATGCTGAAAAAATTAGAACTGTTTTTAATGATAAAGAATATTATTTAAAATTACGAACATCTTCGCGCCATGAGTTTGAAACACGGCTTAATTGGGACGTGTGGAGTGAAAGGGTAAATACAGTATTGGAAGAAACCGTACGAAATTATAAGAAAGGCAATAAAACAAAAGTGTAA
- a CDS encoding lanthionine synthetase LanC family protein → MIKDKIIDNIYQTIISKNSNKDSKGLYDGLIGIALFLYCNYNFTNKPKIKTKADEIIEKCWNQSLLEISPSFYSGQAGIIWSLEWLRNKEMIEFDVTDNLLNKIDALIIRQRIYTPIQIDLESNLLSTGKYLFTRYKSYNLNNNNKSTDNTILYELYLKEHILYLTDECEKILNKKAYMQSTLLKDMPAQLLISILDFAQLIHKEKIFPSKSEELIRLSCELLKEKRNKHIVDEITLYHLLNKKTEINNISIDLDTNLNNLFSILSKAGFYSLLYNDPDIFDDIFMKYIKYKKGLCQLLIKNLKNNILLHCPLSMNGLSGLGYGLINSSILFEDYI, encoded by the coding sequence ATGATTAAAGATAAAATAATAGACAATATTTACCAAACCATTATTTCAAAGAATTCTAATAAGGATTCTAAAGGCCTTTATGACGGACTAATTGGAATAGCATTATTCTTATATTGTAATTACAATTTCACAAACAAGCCTAAAATTAAAACAAAAGCAGATGAAATAATTGAAAAATGTTGGAATCAATCACTTTTAGAAATTTCTCCAAGTTTTTATTCAGGCCAAGCAGGAATAATATGGAGTTTAGAATGGCTCAGAAATAAAGAAATGATAGAATTTGATGTAACAGATAATCTATTGAATAAAATTGATGCACTAATAATACGTCAACGTATTTATACTCCAATACAAATAGATCTTGAAAGTAATCTGCTTTCAACAGGGAAATACTTATTTACTAGGTATAAAAGTTACAATTTAAATAATAATAATAAAAGCACAGACAATACAATATTATACGAATTATATCTTAAAGAACATATTTTATACCTAACTGATGAATGCGAGAAAATATTGAATAAAAAAGCATATATGCAATCAACTTTATTAAAAGATATGCCCGCTCAATTATTGATTTCTATTTTAGATTTTGCACAATTGATCCATAAAGAAAAAATATTTCCTTCCAAAAGTGAAGAATTAATTAGATTATCATGTGAATTATTAAAAGAAAAAAGGAACAAACACATTGTAGATGAAATAACATTATATCATTTACTTAATAAAAAAACAGAAATTAACAATATAAGTATAGACCTAGACACTAATCTAAACAATTTATTTTCTATTTTATCAAAAGCTGGATTTTACAGTTTACTATACAACGATCCAGACATTTTTGATGATATATTTATGAAATATATTAAATATAAAAAAGGTCTATGCCAATTACTTATTAAGAATTTAAAAAATAATATCCTACTGCACTGTCCATTATCCATGAATGGTCTATCTGGATTAGGATATGGATTAATTAATTCATCAATTTTATTTGAAGATTATATTTAA
- a CDS encoding lanthionine synthetase LanC family protein — MFLLKKNRKMIHESIIRKLVDYILLNACSVNSSGLYNGKAGMALALFEAARYLQDEYIEEQAFELLQESLLSKNEDVSFENGLSGIGYVLLYLIENEFIEADFYDLFKEQCEKVIEHFENIDKRPDKLLGGLKIVYFLSAIKKNKYEDLRVNLIIEKIFQGIELYLSIQFFDFKNIHYLNDKTFVLNVFEIYLNLVDCSNYRKFSNSLLNDYAELYRSGRIVSSLTVGFYLHKIMSKDNILRHQDILDNNKNNGIKNININLLSLNESIDIIKLADKWSDCNLLLDINSINERFDQKIKTMIRPSSFISSYQSGLSRYLIFYINKNVALL, encoded by the coding sequence ATGTTTTTACTGAAAAAAAATAGAAAGATGATACATGAATCAATCATTCGAAAACTTGTTGATTATATACTGCTTAATGCCTGTTCTGTAAATTCTTCAGGACTTTACAATGGTAAGGCAGGAATGGCGCTTGCTTTGTTTGAGGCTGCAAGATATTTACAGGATGAATATATCGAAGAGCAAGCCTTTGAGCTGTTGCAGGAATCGTTGTTGAGTAAGAACGAAGATGTTAGTTTTGAAAATGGTTTATCAGGTATAGGATATGTATTACTTTATCTAATTGAAAATGAGTTTATTGAAGCTGATTTTTATGACTTATTCAAAGAACAATGCGAAAAAGTTATTGAACATTTTGAAAATATTGACAAAAGGCCCGACAAACTACTGGGAGGATTAAAAATAGTTTACTTTTTATCAGCCATTAAAAAAAATAAATATGAAGATTTAAGGGTAAACTTAATAATTGAAAAAATATTTCAAGGGATTGAACTATACTTATCTATTCAGTTTTTTGATTTTAAAAATATTCATTACCTCAATGATAAAACATTTGTATTGAATGTTTTTGAAATTTATCTTAATTTGGTTGACTGTTCTAATTATCGTAAATTCTCAAATTCTTTATTGAACGATTATGCAGAATTATATCGTAGTGGGAGAATAGTTAGCTCTCTTACTGTTGGATTTTATTTGCATAAAATTATGTCTAAGGATAATATTCTTAGACATCAAGATATTTTAGATAACAATAAAAATAATGGAATTAAAAATATTAATATTAATTTGCTTTCCTTAAATGAAAGTATTGATATAATAAAACTAGCTGATAAATGGAGTGATTGTAATTTATTGTTGGATATTAATTCAATCAATGAAAGATTTGATCAAAAAATTAAAACAATGATTCGACCAAGCTCGTTTATTTCAAGTTATCAATCTGGCTTATCTCGTTATCTTATTTTTTACATTAATAAAAATGTGGCTTTATTGTAA
- a CDS encoding HlyD family efflux transporter periplasmic adaptor subunit, whose protein sequence is MPTYWVKWVILCICMLIGIVVLLGFLIQYPDTVDGQISVTATKAPVRLVANSNGRIYLLEPNKRMLKKGEVIAYIESGANYKHILLAESLLNKLNLGKSNMPQFPDTLLLGETSSAYNAFLLSYLQYERLLTSDIYDTMRKNLNQQIKSDEAVISNLNDELLLKKQVLGNSKRRLSKDSVLFSIKGISEQEYQQQHAVHFSIQESHLNLKSSLLMKQSEVSRNRMEIQRILLEETEAKEKAYSDFVTRKNELSNAINLWKEHYLQYTPIDGELEYLGFWRNNSFVQSGQELFSIIPCKNKTLGEVMIPSFGAGKVKIGQTVNVKINNYPYDEYGLLKGVVTSFSHITNKVKTQNGADDAYLVIVSFPGGTVTNFGKLLQLDFETKGTVEIITKRKRLIERLFDNLKSNGEK, encoded by the coding sequence ATGCCCACCTATTGGGTAAAATGGGTTATTTTGTGCATTTGTATGTTAATAGGAATTGTTGTATTGTTGGGCTTCTTGATACAATATCCCGACACTGTGGACGGACAAATTTCGGTAACGGCTACAAAGGCACCTGTAAGGTTGGTTGCCAACAGCAACGGACGCATCTATTTGTTGGAACCCAATAAAAGGATGTTAAAAAAAGGTGAAGTAATTGCCTATATTGAGAGCGGTGCCAACTATAAACATATCCTATTGGCCGAGTCGTTGCTTAATAAGTTAAATTTGGGAAAGAGCAACATGCCTCAGTTTCCAGATACCTTACTGCTGGGCGAAACGAGTTCGGCATACAATGCTTTTTTACTATCGTATTTGCAATATGAGCGGTTATTAACATCAGATATTTACGACACTATGCGCAAGAATCTGAATCAGCAAATAAAGTCAGACGAAGCGGTTATTTCCAATCTGAATGATGAGCTATTGCTTAAAAAACAGGTGTTAGGAAACTCTAAAAGACGCCTGAGTAAGGATAGTGTATTGTTCTCCATAAAAGGTATAAGCGAACAGGAATACCAACAGCAGCATGCGGTACATTTCTCCATACAAGAATCGCACCTTAATCTGAAAAGCAGCTTGTTAATGAAACAGTCCGAAGTAAGTCGCAATAGAATGGAAATACAGCGAATTTTATTGGAAGAAACAGAAGCCAAAGAGAAAGCTTATTCTGATTTTGTTACGCGTAAGAACGAATTGTCCAACGCCATCAACTTGTGGAAAGAACACTACCTGCAATATACCCCAATTGACGGCGAGTTAGAGTATCTTGGTTTTTGGCGGAATAATAGTTTTGTGCAATCGGGGCAGGAATTATTTTCAATTATTCCCTGCAAAAACAAGACCCTAGGAGAAGTCATGATTCCCTCCTTCGGTGCTGGAAAAGTGAAAATTGGGCAAACAGTCAATGTGAAAATAAACAATTATCCATATGACGAATATGGTTTGCTGAAAGGCGTTGTTACTTCCTTTTCACACATAACCAACAAAGTAAAAACACAAAATGGTGCAGACGATGCTTATTTGGTTATTGTCTCGTTTCCAGGTGGCACGGTTACGAATTTTGGAAAACTCTTGCAGCTCGATTTTGAAACAAAAGGTACGGTCGAAATTATTACGAAACGAAAACGATTAATTGAAAGATTGTTTGATAATTTAAAGTCAAATGGAGAAAAATAG